In a single window of the Phycisphaerae bacterium genome:
- a CDS encoding transcriptional regulator — protein MGELDELLCQPTRLRIMAALMALRPDEKVDFGCLRTTLDLTDGNLGAHLQKIEEAGYIRVEKTFVGRKPRTYLAVTDKGRAAFGDHVAALRRIAESAAGDHPHE, from the coding sequence ATGGGCGAGTTGGACGAGTTGCTCTGTCAGCCGACGCGGCTGCGGATCATGGCGGCCCTGATGGCGCTGCGGCCGGATGAGAAGGTCGATTTTGGCTGCCTGCGGACGACGCTCGACCTGACCGACGGCAATCTGGGCGCCCATCTGCAGAAGATCGAGGAGGCCGGCTATATTCGGGTCGAGAAGACCTTCGTCGGCCGCAAGCCGCGCACGTATCTGGCCGTCACCGACAAAGGCCGCGCCGCATTCGGCGATCACGTCGCCGCCCTTCGCCGAATCGCCGAATCAGCCGCTGGAGATCATCCCCATGAATGA
- a CDS encoding sigma-70 family RNA polymerase sigma factor — protein sequence MKADSDGQREAAFRTLAADRRDAMVRAAGRIVRDADEADDVVQETLAEVWLRLDRVPAERLNAYVFRAVQNNALKRRARRRAAVSLGDLFEPAAPSDDGDAGRTIDPLTLEAALADLPTAQQAVIRMKYYVGLSFRQIGEVLAISTNTAAGRCRYALATLRKLLTKQDKSGEEP from the coding sequence ATGAAGGCGGATTCGGATGGGCAACGTGAGGCGGCATTTCGGACGCTGGCGGCGGACCGGCGGGATGCGATGGTGCGTGCCGCTGGACGGATCGTCCGCGACGCCGACGAAGCCGACGACGTGGTCCAGGAGACCTTGGCTGAGGTCTGGTTGCGGCTCGACCGCGTGCCGGCCGAGCGGCTGAACGCCTACGTCTTCCGCGCGGTCCAGAACAACGCCCTGAAGCGCCGGGCCCGGCGGCGCGCCGCCGTCTCGCTGGGCGATCTGTTCGAACCGGCCGCCCCGTCCGACGACGGCGATGCGGGCCGGACGATCGACCCGCTGACGCTGGAAGCGGCCCTGGCCGACCTGCCGACCGCCCAGCAGGCGGTGATCCGGATGAAATACTACGTGGGCCTGAGCTTTCGGCAGATCGGCGAGGTGCTGGCGATCTCGACCAACACCGCCGCCGGCCGTTGCCGCTACGCCTTGGCCACGCTCCGCAAATTGTTGACCAAACAAGACAAATCGGGAGAAGAACCATGA
- a CDS encoding CPBP family intramembrane metalloprotease, whose translation MPDAFAGQSELRLGGRIAAVAEVLAVYVPLMAVWRIAERSAVAEMDQRVFFHPIGLTVLALIVLPLFIVGIAGRSIGAYGLCFAQPIRQIGAGLIAFAILLPFFLMVPVIGHIGFARKEATGAAILLVVFAVALVVMGLAARKLPAALCERTPGRGIAAFLLILAVGLVAAGVPHPLQRQTTAVVYGLLAVGFGEEIFFRGYVQSRLNQAFGRRFRRWSVSWGWGLVLTSLLFAAAHAVNPHGGIWWSMWIFPVGLIFGLIREKTGSIIPSALAHGLPVTIGLLTL comes from the coding sequence ATGCCGGATGCGTTCGCCGGACAGTCCGAATTGCGTTTGGGCGGCAGGATCGCCGCCGTGGCCGAGGTGCTGGCGGTGTATGTGCCGTTGATGGCGGTGTGGCGGATCGCCGAGCGGTCGGCGGTGGCGGAGATGGACCAGCGGGTCTTTTTTCACCCGATCGGGTTGACCGTTTTGGCCCTGATCGTATTGCCGCTATTTATTGTCGGGATTGCCGGGCGGTCCATCGGCGCGTACGGCTTGTGCTTCGCCCAACCGATCCGGCAGATCGGGGCCGGGCTGATCGCCTTCGCGATTCTCCTGCCGTTTTTCCTGATGGTTCCGGTCATCGGGCACATTGGTTTCGCCCGCAAAGAGGCCACCGGGGCTGCGATTCTGCTGGTGGTGTTCGCCGTGGCTCTGGTCGTGATGGGCCTGGCCGCGCGCAAGCTGCCGGCTGCGCTGTGCGAGAGGACGCCAGGAAGGGGGATCGCAGCGTTTTTGCTGATTCTCGCGGTTGGTTTGGTTGCCGCCGGCGTTCCTCATCCGCTGCAGCGGCAGACAACCGCCGTTGTCTATGGCCTATTGGCGGTCGGGTTTGGCGAGGAGATCTTCTTTCGCGGCTACGTTCAGTCGCGGCTCAACCAAGCCTTCGGCCGGCGGTTTCGCCGATGGAGCGTTTCGTGGGGATGGGGTCTGGTGCTGACGTCGCTGCTCTTCGCCGCCGCCCACGCGGTCAATCCGCACGGGGGCATCTGGTGGAGCATGTGGATTTTTCCGGTCGGCTTGATCTTCGGCCTGATCCGTGAGAAAACCGGCTCGATCATCCCCTCCGCCCTCGCCCACGGCCTGCCCGTGACCATCGGGCTGCTGACTCTCTGA
- a CDS encoding nucleotidyltransferase, which translates to MGRASLYRTEELDRFCDRWKVGELALFGSVLRDDFDADSDVDVPVSFLPEADWSLLDHVRMELEEPLGRKVELVSRRAIERSRSPIRRREILDSAEVFYAVR; encoded by the coding sequence ATGGGACGCGCGAGCTTGTACAGGACGGAAGAACTCGATCGGTTCTGCGATCGGTGGAAGGTCGGGGAGCTCGCCCTTTTCGGCTCCGTGCTCCGCGACGACTTTGACGCGGACAGTGACGTGGATGTGCCGGTGTCGTTCCTTCCCGAAGCCGACTGGAGTCTGCTCGATCACGTGAGAATGGAGTTGGAGGAGCCGCTGGGACGCAAGGTCGAGCTGGTCAGCCGCCGCGCGATCGAACGCAGCCGCAGCCCGATCCGACGGCGCGAGATTCTTGATTCTGCCGAGGTCTTTTATGCCGTGCGATAG
- a CDS encoding sigma-70 family RNA polymerase sigma factor, with the protein MVNRAGKTTPTAPPVRAQHEDRPAAQDVARWRVRLVRLAYRFLWNWHDAEDAVQDALAVAEGKREQIRSLEKWWPWVTRILVNRCHELRRRPRIDPDRLASSAQPADRTAGEISRRELAELLKDLIAELPEQQRTALVLRHLQAMPYRDIAGIMGVSESTARVHASLAREALREMIVTRHPEWERTD; encoded by the coding sequence GTGGTCAACCGTGCCGGAAAAACGACGCCGACCGCCCCGCCCGTGCGGGCTCAACATGAGGACCGACCGGCCGCCCAGGACGTGGCCCGGTGGCGCGTGCGGCTTGTCCGGCTGGCCTACCGCTTCCTGTGGAACTGGCACGACGCCGAAGACGCGGTCCAGGACGCCCTGGCCGTAGCCGAGGGCAAACGTGAACAGATCAGGAGCCTGGAGAAATGGTGGCCGTGGGTGACGCGAATTCTGGTCAACCGATGTCACGAACTCCGGCGCCGGCCGCGGATCGATCCGGATCGTCTGGCCTCGTCGGCCCAACCGGCCGACCGGACCGCTGGCGAGATCAGCCGCAGAGAACTGGCCGAACTGCTCAAAGACCTGATCGCCGAGCTCCCGGAACAGCAGCGGACGGCCCTGGTCCTTCGCCATCTGCAGGCCATGCCGTACCGCGACATCGCCGGGATCATGGGCGTCTCCGAAAGCACCGCGCGGGTTCACGCAAGTCTGGCCCGCGAGGCGCTGCGAGAGATGATCGTTACACGCCATCCCGAATGGGAACGAACCGATTGA
- a CDS encoding cellulase family glycosylhydrolase, with amino-acid sequence MRKCSLAVVLAALSLGGLVHAQVANPINCDVRCTLTPRYMFPNGFQSLGLNPQDLARVVFGEGESLPGNDYDFYLRATHHESAGERVRFDVAVADAVFPVAYANPSGPAVIGPFRFGTTCATDCFDLWGDAAAMIDWFTIVPAGEPLPEQYKPTAGLAVEKWSTLLLDWPEKHLHPIWVTPEMPVEIRVRGGASEGINGEAKVHCIILDYEHEQVGQYDFTFPLGGDAPRQRMEVIPVPARFGPYLLRFLVTMPDGAQRDYQRMVSRVASPLEPPVNDLVGGHGNLPLLRWMGAKWNRKWDIGGGELFWRTVQPEENGPFQFDYEPLDAPLAELVVLERAPDWAIGRDDYDQLWLAYVRAVAEHYRGRIKAYEIYNEPYDQPTDEFVARHVKRVAETAKVIREADPNATILAGGPPEEIPPGLKWWEKMAKAGFCKPLDVISAHLYFGGGGTHPLDMDLRFDEYVQGLRTILDEHGGAGKMLWDTESGLCPMESFYIGGTMPYGLWSGKGFVKRTPVSYQLGTAMAARYLMLHLHYNIRWNYYHSGTAYGNSWALTDWEETPLPAAVAMAQVNRLLTGASPDGRPELPEGLWGLRFKKGDRTIAGVWAIRLKLGESRFIQPPKDQSIQLMDLFCNPLTTEGQLQIGSSPLLLTGTREAIDAYLASLSVRVEQDDVLAPDKVQTRLTATDYKDQAELAADSTAEGATLDAVRDGKTDGAAWASAPAKGEHWIEYRWPQPQTINRLICAWPTDALPDRYKAEWFDGAKWRPCSGTPDWRSPGLPLEDYTITEVKTRQLRMIIACDNDRGAKVTEFSAFHVPRLTPPITEMQEIWSKDFTPDEQGFIRDWLVCGPFPSPGLRWAIDKTPANWDSDFLDVCWIYGHGRGEPVIQPRVDQEHFAFFPSVPEPKWNPVDVRVAWQPLHADDARVDLTKHFTSPLLVEQGSIVEQCIGYAAAYIVVPQDMDVTLSIGSDDGYRLWIDENLVAENVAFRQAERDQEQYPVQLSKGQHRLLVKIHNDIGGHELFLRLLDKEGQPVTGYTVRLLP; translated from the coding sequence ATGCGAAAATGCTCACTCGCGGTTGTTCTCGCTGCGCTGTCTTTGGGTGGTCTGGTGCATGCGCAAGTCGCCAATCCGATCAACTGCGATGTCCGGTGCACGCTGACGCCGCGTTACATGTTTCCCAACGGCTTTCAGAGCCTGGGTCTCAATCCGCAGGACCTGGCCCGGGTGGTCTTTGGCGAGGGCGAGTCGCTGCCGGGTAACGACTATGATTTTTACCTGCGGGCGACGCACCACGAAAGTGCCGGCGAGCGCGTGCGGTTCGATGTGGCGGTGGCCGACGCGGTATTCCCGGTGGCCTACGCCAATCCGTCCGGTCCGGCTGTGATCGGGCCCTTCCGGTTCGGCACGACCTGTGCGACGGATTGCTTCGACCTATGGGGCGATGCCGCCGCGATGATCGACTGGTTCACCATCGTACCGGCGGGCGAGCCGCTTCCGGAGCAATACAAGCCGACGGCGGGACTGGCGGTGGAGAAGTGGTCAACGCTGCTGCTGGACTGGCCCGAAAAGCACCTCCATCCGATCTGGGTGACACCGGAGATGCCGGTCGAGATTCGCGTGAGAGGCGGCGCGTCGGAAGGCATCAACGGCGAGGCCAAAGTCCACTGCATCATTTTGGATTACGAACACGAGCAGGTCGGCCAGTACGATTTCACCTTTCCGCTGGGAGGCGATGCCCCGCGGCAGAGGATGGAAGTCATCCCCGTGCCGGCCAGGTTCGGCCCGTACCTGCTGCGATTCCTGGTGACCATGCCGGACGGCGCGCAGCGGGACTATCAGCGTATGGTCAGCCGCGTGGCGTCGCCGCTGGAACCGCCGGTCAACGACCTGGTGGGCGGACACGGCAACCTGCCGCTGCTCCGCTGGATGGGCGCCAAGTGGAACCGCAAGTGGGACATCGGCGGCGGCGAGCTCTTCTGGCGTACGGTCCAGCCGGAGGAGAACGGGCCGTTCCAGTTCGACTATGAGCCGCTCGATGCGCCGCTGGCCGAACTGGTCGTCCTGGAGCGAGCCCCGGACTGGGCAATCGGTCGCGACGATTACGATCAATTGTGGTTGGCCTACGTCCGCGCAGTGGCTGAGCACTATCGCGGCCGGATCAAGGCCTACGAAATCTACAACGAGCCGTACGATCAGCCGACCGATGAGTTCGTCGCCAGGCACGTCAAGCGGGTCGCCGAGACGGCGAAGGTCATCCGCGAGGCCGATCCGAACGCCACCATCCTGGCCGGCGGCCCGCCGGAAGAGATTCCGCCCGGCCTCAAGTGGTGGGAGAAAATGGCCAAAGCCGGCTTCTGCAAACCGCTCGACGTGATCAGCGCGCACCTGTACTTCGGCGGCGGCGGAACCCATCCGCTTGATATGGACCTGCGGTTCGACGAGTACGTCCAGGGCCTGCGGACGATCCTCGACGAGCACGGCGGGGCGGGCAAGATGCTCTGGGATACCGAGTCCGGCCTGTGCCCGATGGAAAGCTTCTACATCGGCGGCACGATGCCCTACGGCCTCTGGAGCGGCAAGGGATTCGTCAAGCGGACGCCCGTCTCATATCAACTCGGCACAGCCATGGCGGCCCGCTACCTGATGCTGCATCTGCACTACAACATCCGCTGGAATTACTATCACAGCGGGACGGCGTACGGCAATTCGTGGGCGCTGACGGACTGGGAGGAGACGCCGCTGCCGGCCGCGGTGGCGATGGCCCAGGTCAACCGCCTGCTGACCGGCGCATCGCCGGACGGTCGGCCGGAGTTGCCGGAGGGTCTGTGGGGGCTGCGGTTCAAGAAGGGCGATCGGACGATCGCGGGCGTCTGGGCGATCCGTCTGAAACTCGGCGAGAGCCGCTTCATCCAGCCGCCGAAGGACCAAAGCATCCAACTGATGGATCTGTTCTGCAACCCGCTGACGACCGAGGGCCAACTCCAGATCGGCTCCTCGCCGCTGCTGCTGACGGGAACGCGCGAGGCGATCGACGCTTATCTGGCCAGCCTGAGCGTGCGAGTCGAGCAGGACGACGTGCTCGCCCCGGACAAGGTTCAGACCCGCTTGACCGCGACGGACTACAAAGACCAAGCCGAGCTCGCCGCCGACTCGACGGCCGAAGGGGCCACCCTCGATGCCGTTCGCGACGGCAAGACCGACGGCGCAGCCTGGGCCTCGGCACCGGCCAAGGGCGAACACTGGATCGAATACCGCTGGCCGCAACCGCAGACGATCAACCGCCTGATCTGCGCCTGGCCCACCGACGCCCTGCCCGACCGCTACAAAGCCGAGTGGTTCGACGGGGCCAAGTGGCGGCCGTGCAGCGGCACGCCCGACTGGCGAAGCCCCGGCCTGCCCCTCGAGGACTACACGATCACCGAGGTCAAGACCCGGCAACTTCGTATGATCATCGCCTGCGACAACGACCGCGGCGCCAAGGTCACCGAGTTCTCAGCGTTCCACGTGCCGCGCCTCACGCCGCCGATCACCGAGATGCAGGAGATCTGGTCGAAGGACTTCACGCCGGACGAGCAGGGTTTCATCCGCGACTGGCTGGTCTGCGGCCCGTTCCCCTCGCCCGGCCTGCGATGGGCGATCGACAAGACGCCGGCCAACTGGGACAGCGATTTCCTCGACGTCTGCTGGATTTACGGCCACGGCCGCGGTGAGCCGGTCATTCAGCCGCGCGTCGACCAGGAACACTTCGCGTTCTTCCCATCGGTGCCGGAACCCAAGTGGAACCCGGTCGACGTGCGGGTGGCTTGGCAGCCGCTGCACGCCGACGACGCCCGCGTCGACCTGACCAAGCACTTCACCAGCCCGCTTCTCGTCGAACAGGGCAGCATCGTCGAGCAGTGCATCGGATACGCTGCCGCCTATATCGTGGTGCCGCAGGACATGGATGTGACCCTCTCGATCGGCAGCGACGACGGCTACCGGCTCTGGATCGACGAGAACCTGGTCGCCGAGAACGTCGCCTTCCGCCAAGCCGAACGCGACCAGGAGCAATACCCCGTCCAACTGAGCAAGGGCCAGCATCGCCTGCTGGTCAAAATCCACAACGACATCGGCGGCCACGAGCTGTTTCTCCGGCTCCTGGACAAGGAAGGCCAGCCGGTCACCGGCTACACCGTCCGATTGCTGCCGTAG
- a CDS encoding DUF1559 domain-containing protein: MTTIRPRCPYPVIRQRSAAFTLIELLVVVAIIAVLVAILLPALSAARESARVAICQSNLKQLMTAQMFYAADVGHYAGYNYNGAPPIDRVESYIGNGGMDVFRDQWTCPYGEPHNLPPYACPSEPQAICEVGGGTWMPYGWNTLLGGHVYSPGGPPSSPYFPWWRVDEILYPSGTLGWSECIGHGVVFPPRYT, encoded by the coding sequence ATGACAACCATAAGGCCACGTTGTCCATACCCGGTGATCCGCCAGCGATCGGCGGCGTTCACGCTGATCGAGTTGCTCGTGGTGGTCGCGATCATCGCGGTGCTGGTGGCGATCCTGCTGCCCGCGCTGAGCGCAGCGAGGGAGAGCGCCCGCGTCGCGATCTGCCAGAGCAACCTCAAGCAGCTCATGACGGCCCAGATGTTCTACGCCGCCGATGTCGGGCACTACGCCGGCTACAACTACAACGGCGCTCCTCCCATCGATCGCGTCGAGTCTTACATCGGCAACGGTGGTATGGACGTGTTCCGTGACCAGTGGACGTGCCCATATGGGGAACCGCACAATCTTCCGCCGTACGCCTGTCCCAGCGAGCCGCAGGCCATCTGCGAGGTAGGTGGCGGGACGTGGATGCCCTATGGCTGGAATACGCTCTTGGGCGGCCATGTCTATTCCCCCGGAGGACCGCCGTCCTCGCCCTACTTCCCCTGGTGGCGCGTCGATGAGATTCTCTATCCCTCGGGCACGCTGGGCTGGTCGGAATGCATTGGCCACGGCGTGGTCTTTCCGCCACGATACACTTAG